A region of Vitis vinifera cultivar Pinot Noir 40024 chromosome 13, ASM3070453v1 DNA encodes the following proteins:
- the LOC100241394 gene encoding putative disease resistance protein RGA3: MAEQIPFGIAENLLMKLGSAVFHEIGLMYGVRGELSKLKEKLSTVGAVLLDAEEKQESSCAVADWVRRLKDVVYDADDLLDDFATEDLRRKTDDRGRFAAQVSDFFSPSNQLAFRFKMAHGIKAIRERLDDIANDISKFNLISRVMSDVRVRNNGRETCSVVEKSHKIVGREENKREIIELLMQSSTQENLSMVVIVGMGGLGKTTLAQLVYNDQGVVSYFNLSMWVCVSVDFDVEVLVKNILMSATNEDVGNLRLEQLQKRLQEKLDGKRYLLVLDDVWNEDKRKWGQFITLLPVGANGSKILVTTRSTRVASVIGIDSPYIVEGLKDDESWDLFESLAFKKAEEQMHPNLVAIGKDIVKMCKGVPLIIETLGRMLYFKTQESHWLSIKKNKNLVHLGEKNDILPILRLSYDNLPVHLKQCFAYCALFPKDYIIKKKLLVQLWMAQGYLQPYDENIDLEDVGNQYFEDLLSRSLFQKVENKYDNNMLSYKVHDLIHDLAQSIVNSEVIIVTDDVKIISQRIHHVSLFTKHNEMLKGLMGKSIRTFFMDAGFVDDHDSSITRLLSSLKGLRVMKMSFFLRHKALSSLGKLSHLRYLDLSYGWFENLPNAITRLKHLQTLTLFNCIRLKELPRNMKKLINLRHLEIDEVNKLSYMPRGLGDLTNLQTLPLFWVRNDGGESRHKRMGRLNELRFLNNLRGQLQIKRLSNARGSEAKEAMLEGKQYLECLRLDWWKLPATQESEEAMLVMECLQPHPNLKELFIVDYPGVRFPNWMMNDGLDLLLPNLVKIQISSCDRSKVLPPFAQLPSLKYLELSNLIAVECMMDYPSSAKPFFPSLKTLQLSDLPNLKGWGMRDVAAEQAPSYPYLEDLRLDNTTVELCLHLISVSSSLKSVSIRRINDLISLPEGLQHVSTLQTLTIRGCSSLATLPDWIGRLTSLSELCIEKCPNLTSLPEEMRSLRHLHTLKINGCPYLYERCQKETGEDWPTISHIPEIIIRRW; this comes from the coding sequence ATGGCTGAACAAATTCCATTCGGTATTGCTGAGAACCTTTTGATGAAGCTGGGCTCTGCTGTTTTCCATGAAATTGGATTAATGTATGGTGTCCGAGGTGAGCTGAGTAAGCTTAAGGAGAAACTGTCCACCGTCGGAGCTGTGCTTCTTGATGCTGAGGAGAAGCAGGAGAGCAGCTGCGCAGTAGCAGATTGGGTCAGGAGGCTTAAAGATGTTGTGTATGATGCTGATGACTTGTTGGACGACTTTGCAACCGAAGACTTGAGGAGAAAGACTGATGATCGTGGAAGATTTGCGGCACAAGTGAGTGACTTCTTCTCACCTTCGAATCAACTTGCTTTTCGATTTAAGATGGCTCATGGAATAAAGGCTATTAGAGAAAGGCTAGATGATATTGCAAATGATATCTCCAAGTTCAATTTAATTTCCAGAGTTATGTCTGATGTCCGGGTAAGGAATAATGGGAGGGAGACGTGCTCTGTTGTGGAGAAATCTCATAAAATTGTGGgtagagaagaaaacaaaagggaGATAATAGAGTTGTTGATGCAATCAAGTACTCAAGAAAATCTGTCAATGGTTGTGATTGTAGGCATGGGGGGCTTAGGCAAGACCACCCTTGCTCAGTTGGTATACAACGACCAAGGGGTGGTAAGCTATTTTAATCTTAGCATGTGGGTCTGTGTTTCCGTTGATTTCGATGTTGAAGTACTCGTTAAAAACATCTTAATGTCTGCGACTAATGAAGATGTGGGAAACCTACGCTTAGAACAATTGCAAAAACGTCTGCAAGAAAAGTTAGATGGGAAGAGGTACTTGCTTGTGTTAGATGATGTCTGGAACGAGGACAAAAGGAAATGGGGTCAGTTCATAACCTTATTGCCTGTTGGTGCAAATGGGAGTAAAATCTTGGTGACCACTCGAAGCACAAGAGTTGCATCAGTTATAGGAATTGATTCCCCATATATTGTGGAAGGTCTTAAAGATGACGAGTCTTGGGATTTGTTTGAAAGTCTTGCATTTAAAAAGGCAGAAGAGCAAATGCACCCAAACCTTGTAGCCATAGGAAAAGATATTGTAAAGATGTGCAAAGGAGTTCCTCTTATCATCGAGACTTTAGGCAGAATGTTGTACTTCAAAACCCAAGAAAGCCATTGGTtgagcattaaaaaaaataaaaatcttgtacatcttggagaaaaaaatgatattttaccGATATTGAGGTTAAGCTATGACAATCTCCCCGTCCATTTGAAACAATGTTTTGCCTATTGTGCATTGTTTCCCAaagattatataattaaaaaaaagttgttagtACAACTATGGATGGCACAAGGTTACCTTCAACCATATGATGAGAATATAGATTTAGAGGATGTTGGTAATCAATATTTTGAAGATTTATTGTCAAGGTCATTGTttcaaaaagttgaaaataaatatgataacaATATGTTAAGTTATAAAGTGCATGACTTAATTCATGATCTTGCACAATCCATTGTAAATTCGGAGGTTATCATTGTTACTGATGATGTGAAGATCATTTCACAAAGAATTCATCATGTGTCATTATTTACAAAACACAATGAAATGCTCAAGGGTTTAATGGGCAAATCCATCAGGACTTTCTTTATGGACGCCGGCTTTGTGGATGATCATGATAGTTCTATAACTAGACTCCTTTCAAGCTTAAAAGGTTTGCGGGTAATGAAGATGAGTTTCTTCTTACGACATAAGGCTCTGTCATCTTTAGGAAAACTAAGTCATCTAAGATATCTTGATCTTTCTTATGGGTGGTTTGAAAACCTCCCAAATGCTATTACAAGATTGAAGCATTTACAGACATTGACGCTTTTCAATTGTATACGTCTAAAAGAATTGCcgagaaatatgaaaaaattgatcAACCTGAGGCATCTTGAGATTgatgaagtaaataaattaagttatatGCCACGTGGTTTGGGAGATTTGACTAATCTTCAAACCTTGCCATTATTCTGGGTAAGGAATGATGGTGGGGAATCCAGGCACAAGAGAATGGGTAGGTTGAATGAACTGAGATTCCTTAACAATCTCAGAGGACAACTACAAATTAAAAGGCTTTCAAATGCAAGGGGCAGTGAAGCTAAGGAAGCCATGTTGGAGGGTAAACAGTACCTTGAGTGCTTGAGATTAGATTGGTGGAAACTACCAGCTACCCAGGAGAGTGAGGAGGCAATGTTAGTAATGGAATGCCTGCAACCACATCCAAATCTGAAGGAGCTCTTCATAGTTGATTACCCAGGTGTGAGATTCCCAAATTGGATGATGAATGATGGGTTGGATTTGCTGCTCCCAAACCTAGTCAAAATACAAATATCGTCTTGCGACAGAAGCAAAGTTCTGCCACCTTTTGCACAACTCCCTTCTCTTAAATATCTAGAACTTTCCAATCTAATAGCTGTGGAGTGCATGATGGATTACCCTTCATCAGCAAAGCCATTCTTCCCATCTCTGAAGACACTCCAACTTTCTGATTTGCCTAATTTGAAGGGATGGGGAATGAGGGATGTAGCAGCAGAGCAAGCTCCTTCATATCCTTATCTTGAGGATCTACGGCTGGACAACACCACTGTGGAGCTAtgcttacatttgatctctgtctcttcttcattgaagtCTGTGTCTATTAGACGCATAAATGATCTGATATCTCTGCCAGAGGGGCTTCAACATGTTTCCACCCTACAAACTCTCACAATTAGGGGTTGCTCTAGTTTGGCAACTTTACCAGACTGGATCGGCCGCCTCACATCACTTTCAGAGCTTTGCATTGAAAAGTGCCCTAATTTAACATCACTGCCAGAAGAGATGCGATCCCTCCGCCATCTACACACACTTAAAATCAATGGATGTCCATACTTATATGAAAGATGCCAAAAGGAAACTGGTGAAGATTGGCCTACGATTTCTCATATTCCCGAAATTATCATTCGGCGATGGTGA